Proteins from a genomic interval of Tissierella sp.:
- the ispD gene encoding 2-C-methyl-D-erythritol 4-phosphate cytidylyltransferase gives MYKNYFVSVIIAAAGMSNRMGSRINKQFIAIDGKPILAHTIEKFEKCRYIDEIILVSKEEEIDYCRKEIVKKYKFNKVSNIIRGGKERQDSIYNGILALNEKTDIVLTHDGARPFIKNENIEDGIEGVVEHGSCVIGVPVTDTIKVVSGEDKIQSTPQRSLLWAAQTPQCFKKHILIKGYENAINDKYFGTDDSSIVERIGYDVKMIMGSYDNIKITTPEDIILAESLFKDKDMLYSRREFLFQSR, from the coding sequence ATGTATAAAAATTACTTTGTATCTGTAATTATTGCTGCTGCAGGAATGAGTAACAGAATGGGTAGTAGAATTAACAAACAATTTATTGCAATTGATGGGAAGCCAATACTTGCACATACAATAGAGAAATTTGAGAAATGCAGATACATTGACGAAATAATATTAGTATCTAAAGAAGAAGAAATTGATTATTGTAGAAAAGAAATAGTGAAAAAGTATAAATTCAATAAAGTTTCCAATATAATTAGAGGTGGAAAGGAAAGACAGGATTCTATATATAATGGTATATTAGCATTAAATGAAAAGACTGACATAGTATTGACTCATGATGGAGCTAGGCCTTTTATAAAAAATGAAAATATTGAAGATGGAATTGAAGGTGTAGTTGAACATGGGTCATGTGTTATAGGAGTACCTGTAACAGATACCATTAAAGTAGTAAGTGGAGAGGACAAAATCCAATCGACTCCACAAAGATCTTTACTATGGGCCGCTCAGACACCCCAATGTTTTAAAAAACATATCTTAATTAAAGGGTATGAAAATGCAATAAATGATAAATATTTTGGTACTGATGACAGTTCTATAGTAGAGAGAATAGGATATGATGTAAAGATGATTATGGGTTCTTATGATAATATAAAGATAACTACTCCAGAAGATATTATTCTTGCTGAATCATTATTTAAAGATAAAGATATGCTTTATAGTAGGAGAGAATTTTTGTTTCAAAGCAGATAA
- a CDS encoding proline--tRNA ligase, with translation MKMSKLYIPTLREMPAEAEIASHKLLLRSGMMRKLVSGVYSYLPMGYKVIRKVEGIVREEMNKAGSQELLMSAIQPKEIWEATGRWENFGPEMFRLRDRNDREFCLGPTHEEYFTNLIKDEIKSYKQLPLNLYQIQTKYRDEKRPRFGLMRCREFIMKDAYSFDVDEENMKKAYQVMWEAYDEVFKRLKLKYKVVQGDTGAMGGKVSHEFMAMSDVGESLVAYCNHCDYAATDEKAEVKYEINNNDTEELQLEKVYTPGATTIEDLVELFKIEHSNFAKALVFNAAGKPVIAIIPGDRELNETKLCNHLGIGEHDLEMATEDIIIDITGANKGFTGPVGLKKEVKLLVDSRISKMKNLIVGGNETDYHLKNVNYGRDFAGEVVEDLLLVREGDICPKCSEKLDMDRGIEVGNIFQLGTKYSDDLDAKFLDENGKEKSFVMGCYGIGVSRSVAAVVEQYHDDEGIIWPLVIAPYHVIVTVINIKNEEQMDLGEKIYKELESLGVEVLLDDRNERAGVKFKDRDLIGIPIRITVGKRATESIVEYSIRGSEEKLEVNTAELIPLIKGEFEKEKLKI, from the coding sequence ATGAAAATGTCAAAACTTTATATACCTACTTTAAGAGAAATGCCAGCAGAGGCAGAAATAGCAAGTCATAAATTGCTTCTTAGATCAGGTATGATGAGGAAACTAGTTAGTGGAGTGTATTCTTATCTTCCAATGGGATACAAGGTAATAAGGAAGGTAGAGGGAATTGTTAGGGAGGAAATGAACAAAGCTGGCTCTCAAGAATTGTTAATGTCAGCTATTCAGCCAAAAGAGATATGGGAAGCAACAGGTAGATGGGAAAATTTTGGACCTGAGATGTTTAGGCTAAGAGACAGAAATGATAGAGAATTTTGCCTTGGACCTACTCATGAAGAGTATTTCACAAATCTTATAAAGGATGAAATAAAATCATATAAGCAACTTCCTTTAAATTTATATCAGATTCAAACAAAGTACAGGGATGAAAAAAGACCAAGATTTGGTTTAATGAGATGTAGAGAATTTATTATGAAAGATGCTTATAGCTTTGATGTAGACGAAGAAAATATGAAAAAAGCTTATCAAGTAATGTGGGAAGCTTATGATGAAGTATTTAAGAGGCTTAAATTAAAATATAAAGTAGTGCAAGGTGATACTGGTGCCATGGGTGGAAAAGTATCTCATGAATTTATGGCTATGTCAGATGTTGGTGAAAGCCTAGTGGCATATTGTAATCATTGTGACTATGCAGCTACTGATGAAAAAGCAGAAGTAAAATATGAAATAAACAATAATGATACAGAAGAACTTCAGCTAGAGAAGGTATATACTCCAGGTGCTACAACTATTGAAGATTTAGTAGAATTATTTAAAATTGAGCATAGTAATTTTGCAAAAGCTTTAGTATTTAATGCAGCAGGAAAACCTGTCATAGCTATTATCCCAGGCGATAGGGAGTTAAATGAAACTAAGCTATGTAATCATCTTGGAATTGGTGAGCATGACCTAGAAATGGCTACAGAAGATATAATAATCGATATTACTGGGGCTAACAAAGGATTTACTGGGCCTGTAGGATTAAAAAAGGAAGTAAAATTGTTAGTAGACTCTAGAATTTCTAAGATGAAAAATCTAATAGTAGGTGGGAATGAAACAGATTACCATTTGAAGAATGTAAATTATGGAAGAGACTTTGCAGGTGAAGTAGTAGAAGATTTGCTTTTAGTTAGAGAAGGAGACATATGTCCTAAATGCAGTGAAAAATTGGATATGGATAGAGGGATAGAAGTAGGAAATATATTCCAATTAGGCACTAAATACTCAGATGACCTAGATGCAAAGTTCTTAGATGAAAATGGTAAGGAGAAATCTTTTGTAATGGGTTGTTACGGTATTGGAGTTTCTAGATCCGTTGCAGCTGTAGTGGAGCAATATCACGATGATGAAGGGATAATATGGCCTTTAGTTATAGCACCTTATCATGTGATAGTAACCGTAATAAATATAAAGAATGAGGAACAGATGGATCTAGGAGAAAAGATATATAAAGAACTGGAATCATTAGGTGTAGAAGTACTTTTAGACGATAGAAATGAACGAGCAGGGGTTAAATTTAAAGATAGAGATTTAATAGGAATACCAATTAGAATAACAGTAGGAAAGAGAGCAACAGAATCCATCGTAGAATACTCGATTAGAGGTAGTGAGGAAAAGCTTGAGGTTAACACTGCTGAATTAATTCCTTTAATAAAAGGTGAATTTGAAAAAGAAAAGTTAAAAATATAA
- a CDS encoding CarD family transcriptional regulator, producing MFNIGDKVVYPMHGAGVIESIEEKEILGEKRKYFIMRMPIGDMKVMVPVDNVDDVGVREIINNAELEKVISILKGNKSSMPQNWNRRYRINMDRIKSGDIFEIAAVVRNLLMLDMEKGLSTGERKMLSSAKQMLLSEMVLVSDKDLEHIEQLIIEAVSHEGDEDELIEVEIEIEEN from the coding sequence ATGTTTAATATTGGAGATAAAGTTGTATATCCTATGCACGGGGCTGGAGTAATTGAATCCATAGAAGAAAAAGAAATTCTAGGTGAAAAAAGAAAATACTTTATAATGAGAATGCCTATTGGAGATATGAAGGTTATGGTTCCAGTTGATAATGTTGATGATGTAGGAGTAAGAGAGATAATCAACAATGCTGAACTGGAAAAAGTTATTTCTATACTTAAAGGTAATAAATCATCAATGCCTCAGAATTGGAACAGAAGATATAGAATCAATATGGATAGGATAAAATCAGGAGATATTTTTGAGATTGCAGCTGTAGTACGAAACCTATTGATGCTGGATATGGAAAAAGGTTTATCTACAGGGGAAAGAAAAATGCTAAGCTCTGCTAAACAGATGCTTCTTTCAGAAATGGTTTTAGTTTCAGATAAAGATCTAGAACATATAGAACAATTAATTATAGAAGCTGTAAGCCATGAAGGAGATGAAGATGAATTAATAGAAGTAGAAATAGAAATAGAAGAAAATTAA
- a CDS encoding PIN/TRAM domain-containing protein yields the protein MIGKILKVVIGLLGMLLGYSILSLFVNLGIITMPRDGWLTLALNLGVSILFGIIFFALSSRFISRGRKLISIIEKELEKFSAYDITISSVGLIVGLIIAFLLTQPLNNLGIPYVGLIASILLYSMFGYLGLTIPHRKREDISSSLGNIRKNPRDKAKTQNRYIPKILDTSVIIDGRIADICKTGFIEGPLIIPVFVLEELQHIADSSDSLKRNRGRRGLDILNKIQKELDVEVIINDKKFDDVQEVDSKLLKLTQLLKGKIITNDYNLNKVAEVQGIAVLNINELANAVKPVVLPGEEMLVQVVRDGKELGQGLAYLDDGTMIVVESGRKFIGETIDVVVTSVLQTSAGRMIFAKPKSMIDRAV from the coding sequence ATGATTGGAAAGATTTTGAAGGTAGTGATTGGGCTACTGGGGATGCTATTAGGATATAGTATATTATCTCTATTTGTAAATTTGGGAATTATAACAATGCCCAGAGATGGATGGCTTACATTAGCATTAAATCTTGGGGTTTCAATTTTATTTGGAATTATATTTTTTGCTTTATCGTCAAGGTTTATTAGTAGAGGCAGAAAATTAATCAGTATTATTGAGAAGGAATTGGAGAAATTTTCTGCTTATGATATTACTATATCCTCTGTTGGATTAATTGTTGGATTAATAATTGCTTTTTTATTAACTCAACCTTTGAATAACTTAGGCATACCTTATGTTGGTTTAATTGCATCAATTTTGTTGTATAGCATGTTTGGATATTTAGGATTAACTATTCCCCATAGGAAAAGGGAAGATATATCGTCCTCATTAGGTAATATTAGAAAGAATCCTAGGGATAAAGCAAAGACTCAAAATAGATACATTCCGAAAATATTAGATACATCGGTTATTATTGATGGTAGGATAGCTGATATTTGTAAGACAGGATTTATTGAAGGACCCCTTATTATACCAGTATTTGTATTGGAAGAGTTGCAACATATTGCAGATTCTTCTGATTCATTAAAACGAAATAGGGGAAGAAGAGGGTTGGATATTTTAAATAAAATACAAAAAGAATTAGATGTTGAAGTCATAATTAATGACAAAAAATTTGATGATGTTCAGGAAGTAGACTCTAAACTATTGAAATTAACTCAACTACTTAAGGGAAAGATAATAACTAATGACTACAATCTAAATAAGGTGGCAGAAGTCCAAGGCATTGCTGTGCTTAATATAAATGAGTTAGCAAATGCAGTGAAGCCAGTAGTATTACCAGGAGAAGAGATGTTGGTTCAAGTGGTAAGAGACGGCAAGGAACTGGGGCAAGGACTTGCGTATTTAGATGATGGGACTATGATAGTAGTTGAAAGTGGTAGAAAATTTATTGGAGAAACAATAGATGTTGTAGTTACATCTGTACTTCAGACATCCGCAGGTAGGATGATATTTGCTAAACCAAAATCAATGATAGATAGAGCTGTCTAA
- a CDS encoding ATP-dependent Clp protease ATP-binding subunit, with protein sequence MAMFGRFTEKAQKAILLSQEEAKGLKHNYVGTEHLLLGLIAEGEGVGAKALVEFGVTLDKARAEIIAAIGQGDYGSDILGFTPRTKRIFELGFIEARNLGHNYVGTEHLLLGLLEEGEGVAIVVLKKLGVDISKLGEFVLSMITDTGAKQNPNTEVSNPNTPNLSKYSIDLNKMAEAGEIDPVIGRMKEIERVIQILSRRTKNNPVLIGEPGVGKTAIAEGLAQKIIEGTVPEIIKDKRVVTLDLPGMIAGAKYRGEFEERLKSVMKELKEAGDVILFIDELHTIVGAGAAEGAIDASNILKPVLARGELQVVGATTIDEYRKYIEKDSALERRLQPIMVEEPSVEDTIKILEGLRDKYEAHHRVKITDEAIKAAAELSSRYITDRFLPDKAIDLIDEAASMIRISSYVAPVELKSLEEKLEDLSQEKEEAINTQNYEKAAKIRDMERQVKEELSSNKTKWEQEKQTSSMVVNYEEIAKVVSNWTGVPVTKMTSEESERLLNLEDILHKRVIGQEQAVEAVANAVRRSRVGLKDPKKPVGSFIFVGPTGVGKTYLAKALADALFGDEDAMIRIDMSEYMEKHSVSRLIGSPPGYVGYDEGGQLTEAVRRKPYAVILFDEIEKAHPDVFNMLLQILDDGRLTDSKGKTVDFKNAVIIMTSNVGATSIKKQNVLGFSTGKEETKEEYEKMKETISEELKRTFRPEFLNRLDEIIVFHSLDEKHVNQIIEIMIKDLEKRLSKMDVSVVISDNTKSNIASKGFDPVYGARPLERTIRKMIEDKLAEEILRGNVSKEDKILIDYENDELVFKTM encoded by the coding sequence ATGGCAATGTTTGGAAGATTTACAGAAAAAGCACAGAAGGCAATACTCTTATCTCAAGAAGAAGCTAAGGGTCTAAAACACAACTATGTCGGCACAGAACATCTATTACTAGGTTTGATAGCTGAGGGAGAAGGTGTAGGGGCTAAGGCTCTTGTGGAATTTGGAGTGACATTAGATAAAGCAAGAGCAGAAATTATTGCAGCTATAGGGCAAGGTGACTATGGATCAGATATCCTAGGGTTTACTCCTAGGACAAAGAGAATATTTGAGTTAGGATTTATTGAAGCAAGAAATCTAGGACACAATTATGTTGGCACAGAACATTTACTTTTAGGATTATTGGAAGAAGGCGAAGGTGTAGCAATAGTTGTCTTGAAAAAATTAGGAGTAGATATTAGTAAGCTAGGCGAATTTGTATTGAGTATGATAACTGATACAGGCGCTAAGCAAAATCCAAATACAGAAGTATCTAATCCAAATACACCTAATTTATCCAAATATAGTATTGATCTAAATAAGATGGCTGAAGCTGGAGAGATAGATCCAGTTATCGGAAGGATGAAAGAGATAGAGCGAGTAATCCAAATCTTAAGTAGAAGAACGAAAAATAATCCAGTTTTAATAGGTGAACCTGGTGTTGGGAAAACAGCTATTGCTGAGGGACTGGCACAAAAAATAATTGAGGGAACAGTGCCTGAGATTATAAAAGATAAGAGAGTAGTTACTCTTGATCTACCAGGGATGATTGCTGGAGCAAAATATAGAGGTGAATTTGAAGAAAGATTAAAATCTGTTATGAAGGAATTGAAAGAAGCAGGAGATGTTATACTTTTTATTGATGAACTCCATACCATAGTTGGTGCGGGGGCAGCTGAGGGTGCTATAGATGCTTCAAACATATTAAAACCTGTACTTGCTAGGGGTGAATTACAAGTAGTAGGTGCAACGACTATAGATGAGTATAGAAAGTATATTGAAAAAGATTCAGCATTAGAAAGAAGATTACAACCTATTATGGTAGAAGAACCTAGTGTTGAGGATACTATTAAAATATTGGAAGGTCTAAGGGATAAATATGAAGCTCATCATAGGGTAAAAATAACTGATGAGGCAATAAAAGCTGCAGCAGAATTATCCAGTAGATATATTACTGATAGATTTTTGCCTGATAAGGCTATTGACTTAATAGATGAAGCTGCTTCAATGATTAGGATAAGTTCTTATGTTGCACCTGTAGAATTAAAGAGTTTGGAGGAAAAACTAGAAGATTTATCTCAAGAAAAAGAGGAAGCTATAAATACTCAAAACTATGAAAAGGCAGCAAAAATAAGGGATATGGAAAGACAAGTCAAAGAAGAACTAAGTAGCAATAAGACCAAATGGGAGCAAGAAAAACAGACATCAAGTATGGTAGTTAATTATGAAGAAATAGCTAAGGTAGTATCAAATTGGACAGGAGTACCTGTTACAAAAATGACATCAGAAGAATCTGAAAGACTATTAAACTTAGAAGATATTTTGCATAAAAGAGTAATAGGTCAAGAGCAAGCTGTAGAAGCTGTGGCAAATGCAGTAAGAAGGTCTAGGGTAGGTCTTAAGGATCCAAAGAAACCTGTAGGCAGCTTTATTTTTGTTGGACCTACAGGAGTAGGTAAGACATATTTAGCTAAGGCATTGGCGGATGCTCTATTTGGTGACGAGGATGCTATGATAAGAATAGATATGTCTGAATATATGGAAAAACATTCAGTTTCAAGACTAATTGGATCACCTCCAGGATATGTTGGATATGATGAAGGCGGCCAACTAACTGAAGCTGTAAGGAGAAAACCATATGCTGTAATTCTCTTTGATGAGATTGAAAAGGCTCATCCTGATGTATTTAATATGCTATTGCAGATATTAGACGATGGACGATTGACAGATTCAAAGGGAAAAACCGTTGATTTTAAAAATGCAGTAATTATTATGACATCCAATGTAGGAGCTACCTCTATTAAAAAGCAAAATGTTTTAGGCTTTTCTACAGGAAAAGAAGAAACAAAAGAAGAGTATGAAAAAATGAAAGAAACAATATCTGAGGAATTGAAGAGAACATTTAGACCTGAATTTCTAAATAGACTTGATGAGATAATAGTTTTCCATAGTTTAGATGAAAAACATGTTAATCAAATTATTGAAATAATGATAAAGGACTTAGAAAAGCGTCTTTCAAAAATGGATGTATCTGTAGTCATTTCTGATAATACAAAATCAAATATTGCAAGTAAGGGCTTTGATCCTGTATATGGAGCTAGACCTCTAGAGAGAACCATAAGGAAAATGATAGAAGATAAGCTTGCAGAGGAGATATTAAGAGGAAATGTTTCTAAGGAAGACAAAATACTAATTGATTATGAAAATGATGAGCTTGTATTTAAAACAATGTAG
- the gltX gene encoding glutamate--tRNA ligase, whose amino-acid sequence MKEFRLRFAPSPTGFIHIGSIRTALYNYLFAKRNNGKFILRIEDTDQTRLVEGAIENLIESLHWAGVEYDEGVFIEDGKIVQKGSHGPYIQSERLDIYKKYVDELIGKGHAYYCFCSKERLEAVREEQKVNGLVPKYDGFCRNIPLEEARGRIAKGEEYVVRLKLPKNYDVKFHDLVRGDIVINTDDIDDQVLLKSDGYPTYHMAVVVDDYLMEITHIVRGEEWLPSTPKHIYLYEVFGWEKPVYVHLPTVLNKDRKKLSKRQGDVSVEDFRDKGYLAEGLINYLALVGWSPDDNQEILSMDELIDKFSFERVSKTGGIFDKDKLNWVNGHYIRSSSVEKITEMAIPYLIEANLIDDSFVENNYDWIKLLVHTVQESLDTVSEIVEKVEFILKDHVEIIEEDALEIIKGEQVGTVLTAIKEELNNIEVIDEEYAKGFMKLIQKSTGVKGKNLFMPARVALTGTAHGPEFVNILILLGKENILKRINYVMENYKGSE is encoded by the coding sequence TTGAAAGAATTTAGATTAAGATTCGCCCCAAGTCCAACGGGTTTCATACATATAGGATCTATTAGGACAGCTCTATACAATTATCTATTTGCTAAACGAAATAATGGCAAGTTTATTTTGAGGATAGAGGATACTGATCAAACGAGACTTGTAGAAGGAGCTATAGAAAATTTAATAGAGTCCTTGCATTGGGCAGGGGTAGAATACGATGAGGGTGTATTTATTGAAGATGGTAAGATTGTACAAAAAGGCAGTCACGGACCATATATTCAATCGGAGAGATTGGATATCTACAAGAAATATGTAGATGAGCTTATTGGCAAGGGCCATGCTTATTATTGTTTCTGCTCTAAAGAAAGATTAGAAGCTGTACGTGAAGAACAGAAAGTTAATGGATTAGTTCCAAAATATGATGGTTTTTGTAGAAATATACCTTTAGAAGAAGCAAGAGGAAGAATTGCTAAGGGTGAGGAATATGTAGTCAGACTAAAACTACCTAAAAACTATGATGTGAAATTTCATGATTTAGTTAGAGGGGATATTGTAATAAATACAGATGACATAGATGATCAAGTACTTCTGAAATCCGATGGATACCCAACTTATCACATGGCAGTAGTAGTAGATGATTATTTAATGGAAATAACTCATATAGTTAGAGGAGAAGAATGGTTGCCATCTACACCAAAACACATATATTTATATGAAGTCTTTGGATGGGAAAAACCTGTATATGTTCATCTTCCTACTGTGTTAAACAAGGATCGAAAGAAGTTAAGCAAGCGACAAGGGGATGTTTCTGTAGAAGATTTTAGAGATAAAGGATATTTAGCTGAAGGGCTAATCAATTACTTAGCACTAGTAGGTTGGAGTCCCGACGATAATCAAGAGATTCTATCAATGGATGAATTAATTGATAAATTTTCTTTTGAAAGAGTTTCAAAAACTGGTGGAATATTTGATAAAGATAAGTTAAACTGGGTAAACGGTCATTATATAAGATCTTCATCAGTTGAAAAAATTACAGAGATGGCTATTCCTTATTTGATTGAAGCAAATCTTATAGATGATAGCTTTGTAGAAAATAACTATGATTGGATCAAACTATTGGTTCATACGGTACAAGAATCCTTAGACACAGTATCTGAGATAGTTGAAAAAGTAGAATTTATATTGAAGGATCATGTAGAAATCATAGAAGAAGATGCATTGGAGATTATTAAAGGTGAACAGGTTGGTACTGTTCTAACCGCTATCAAAGAAGAGTTAAATAATATAGAGGTAATAGATGAAGAATATGCTAAAGGATTTATGAAGCTAATCCAAAAATCAACAGGAGTCAAAGGAAAGAACTTGTTTATGCCAGCCAGAGTGGCACTAACAGGCACAGCACACGGACCAGAGTTTGTGAATATTCTAATATTACTTGGCAAGGAAAATATATTGAAGAGAATAAATTATGTAATGGAAAATTACAAAGGCAGTGAATAG
- the ispF gene encoding 2-C-methyl-D-erythritol 2,4-cyclodiphosphate synthase, which produces MRIGLGYDVHQLVDDRKLIIGGIDIPFEKGLLGHSDADVLVHAIMDSILGALGLGDIGKHFPDTDNKYKDISSIYLLSQVNILMNEMGYNIGNIDATIVAQRPKMAPHIEDMRNIIGETLNTAIENINIKATTTEWLGFEGREEGISSYSVCLLEKRK; this is translated from the coding sequence ATGAGGATTGGATTAGGATATGATGTTCATCAACTTGTAGATGATAGAAAGTTAATAATAGGTGGTATAGATATTCCCTTTGAGAAAGGCTTACTAGGTCATTCTGATGCAGATGTACTTGTACATGCAATAATGGACAGTATTTTAGGAGCCTTAGGACTAGGAGATATAGGAAAGCATTTTCCAGATACAGATAATAAGTACAAAGACATATCTAGTATTTATCTTTTATCTCAAGTGAACATATTGATGAATGAAATGGGATATAATATTGGTAATATTGATGCAACCATTGTTGCCCAAAGACCAAAGATGGCTCCACATATAGAAGACATGAGGAATATAATTGGAGAAACACTAAATACAGCCATAGAGAACATCAACATTAAAGCTACTACTACTGAATGGTTAGGTTTTGAAGGAAGAGAAGAGGGAATCTCTTCATATAGCGTTTGTTTGCTTGAAAAAAGAAAATAA
- the radA gene encoding DNA repair protein RadA — translation MKRRTIYICDKCGYNSVGNLGKCPECDSWGSLKETVIQEKKEFAGNKKTERKTIKRLQDVVATNSDRIVTSINEFNRVMGGGIVRDSITILAAKPGAGKSTLLLQVTNDLAKMGYKVLYASGEESESQIKSRADRIIEKINSNVWVMSDNSMDNVLQTIEEIDPDLIVIDSIQTFTLAEFSSSRAGSPTQTMEGANELVGIAKNNNRPRAVIMVGQMTKEDEIAGVRALEHLVDAVLLIEGESGEELRTLVTTKNRYGSTGEMGFFYITDKGMISIDNPSEYFMTSREQNNIMPGSSITVVREGTRPIILEIESLVSDSFTPYPSRIGECLKREQLNTLVSIIEQRGGIKFYDKNVVIKTTGGIKLKEQASNLAVLMSIVSSVKHIGIPNDTVFIADVGLTGELKRVPSLESRIRELDRMGFSKVYVAPNSGKGIKTNKLKIIELETLRDVIKSVFI, via the coding sequence ATGAAGAGAAGGACCATATATATATGTGATAAATGTGGATATAATAGTGTAGGTAATTTAGGGAAATGTCCAGAATGTGATTCTTGGGGTAGCCTAAAAGAAACTGTGATACAAGAAAAAAAGGAGTTTGCTGGTAATAAGAAAACAGAAAGAAAAACTATAAAGAGATTGCAAGATGTTGTAGCTACCAATAGTGATAGGATAGTAACTAGTATCAATGAGTTCAATAGAGTCATGGGTGGAGGAATAGTTAGAGATTCTATCACTATATTAGCAGCAAAGCCTGGAGCTGGGAAATCAACTTTATTATTGCAAGTAACTAATGATTTAGCTAAGATGGGATATAAAGTACTATATGCCTCTGGGGAAGAAAGTGAATCTCAAATAAAAAGCAGAGCAGATAGAATCATAGAGAAAATTAATTCTAATGTTTGGGTAATGTCTGATAACAGTATGGACAATGTACTTCAAACTATTGAAGAAATAGATCCTGATCTTATAGTAATCGATAGTATACAGACATTTACTCTTGCAGAATTTTCTAGTTCTAGAGCTGGTTCTCCTACACAAACTATGGAAGGAGCAAATGAATTAGTTGGAATTGCAAAGAATAATAATAGACCAAGGGCTGTTATTATGGTTGGACAAATGACAAAAGAAGATGAAATTGCAGGAGTTAGGGCATTAGAACATTTAGTAGATGCTGTTCTCCTTATAGAAGGAGAAAGTGGAGAAGAATTAAGGACTTTAGTAACTACAAAAAATAGATATGGATCAACTGGCGAAATGGGATTTTTCTACATCACTGATAAAGGGATGATTTCCATAGATAATCCATCAGAGTATTTTATGACAAGTCGGGAGCAAAATAATATAATGCCAGGTAGTTCTATAACTGTTGTGAGGGAAGGAACTAGACCAATTATACTTGAGATTGAGAGCCTTGTTTCAGATTCTTTTACACCTTACCCTTCAAGGATAGGAGAATGTCTTAAAAGAGAGCAATTAAACACTTTAGTATCTATCATAGAGCAAAGAGGTGGAATAAAGTTTTATGATAAAAATGTAGTAATCAAGACTACAGGAGGAATAAAGTTAAAAGAGCAAGCTTCAAATCTAGCAGTACTTATGAGCATAGTATCCTCAGTAAAGCATATAGGAATACCAAATGACACAGTTTTCATAGCAGATGTTGGCTTAACTGGAGAATTGAAGAGAGTTCCATCTCTTGAATCTAGGATAAGAGAACTTGATAGAATGGGATTTTCTAAGGTATATGTTGCTCCAAATAGTGGGAAGGGAATAAAAACAAATAAGTTAAAGATCATAGAATTGGAAACATTAAGAGATGTGATCAAAAGTGTTTTTATATAA
- a CDS encoding DUF1573 domain-containing protein produces MNDNIIITDTESTCVNFQAEVSQVLIRHKSILDVTTKLDEYNARINRAVAKSVTSCGCISIHATKQDYSNDSFEEMLNTVKTHIEGKICDSCKDVLYEEIGSYIFYLAALCNTLDLSLDDIIKKEYDTIKTLGVFSLK; encoded by the coding sequence GTGAATGACAATATTATAATCACAGATACAGAGTCAACATGTGTAAATTTCCAGGCCGAAGTCTCTCAAGTTCTTATTAGACATAAAAGCATTTTAGATGTAACAACTAAACTTGATGAGTATAATGCCCGTATTAATAGAGCTGTAGCCAAATCTGTAACTTCTTGTGGATGTATTTCTATTCATGCTACTAAGCAAGACTATAGCAATGATTCTTTTGAAGAAATGCTAAATACAGTTAAAACTCATATTGAAGGGAAGATTTGCGACAGTTGTAAAGATGTTCTTTACGAGGAAATAGGTTCTTATATCTTTTACCTAGCCGCTCTTTGCAATACATTAGATCTAAGCTTAGATGATATTATTAAAAAAGAATATGATACAATTAAAACATTAGGAGTATTCAGTTTAAAATAG